A portion of the Ricinus communis isolate WT05 ecotype wild-type chromosome 10, ASM1957865v1, whole genome shotgun sequence genome contains these proteins:
- the LOC8268206 gene encoding ethylene-response factor C3, whose amino-acid sequence MDSSFFHYQNSQYSPDQSSSNSLNSSDSFYCQQPLPFNENDSEEMLLLGVINEAPISSFDTISSSNTINNYEEVTSTGGYYQEEPTHQEIAYRGVRKRPWGKYAAEIRDSTRNGVRVWLGTFDTAEAAALAYDQAAFAMRGSMAILNFPMEKVYESLQEMNYEFKEGCSPVLAMKKKHSMKRKAESKKTKGNKELRMENVVVLEDLGADYLEELLTISETVSPW is encoded by the coding sequence ATGGATTCTTCATTCTTTCACTACCAGAACTCCCAATACTCCCCTGATCAATCATCTTCTAATTCACTTAACTCATCTGATTCTTTCTACTGCCAACAGCCTCTTCCCTTCAACGAAAACGACTCTGAAGAAATGCTTCTCTTAGGAGTCATTAATGAAGCACCCATCAGTTCTTTTGATACGATTTCCTCTTCCAACACCATTAATAACTACGAGGAAGTAACTTCGACAGGTGGTTACTACCAAGAGGAACCAACTCATCAGGAAATTGCTTATAGAGGTGTTAGAAAGCGACCGTGGGGCAAATACGCAGCGGAGATAAGAGATTCGACGAGAAATGGGGTAAGAGTGTGGCTAGGAACATTTGATACAGCTGAAGCTGCAGCTTTGGCCTATGATCAAGCCGCATTTGCAATGAGAGGTTCAATGGCTATACTTAATTTTCCTATGGAAAAAGTTTACGAGTCACTTCAAGAAATGAACTATGAATTCAAGGAAGGGTGCTCGCCTGTTTTAGCAATGAAAAAGAAGCACTCAATGAAGAGAAAAGCAGAAAGCAAGAAAACCAAAGGCAATAAGGAATTGAGAATGGAAAATGTGGTGGTCTTGGAAGATTTGGGAGCTGACTACCTGGAAGAGCTTCTAACCATCTCAGAAACTGTTAGTCCTTGGTGA